In the genome of Eggerthella sp. YY7918, one region contains:
- a CDS encoding GDSL-type esterase/lipase family protein, translating into MLCWRQTNPLTILGTTFLVLTTVFMLAAFPAHAWAAPGATVTCFTTGTSLTCTVLSESGGGAQGTVALGNGTTAAIPLNTAGTVTIPATVKIVDAWEQGRTFTLSRIAAHAFDMTGGTEALERISIAGTPEIDPNAFVGLPVSVTFIVDNLTMAEQLERAGIALERIFYQENAVRYVAFGDSIAAGYALPGYDTTNPCYDGQPTPRGAFPLLVTDRLRDRFQTAQLDNEAMSGWTSKQLLDQLNRGDYNAALANADVVTITIGSNDLLMRFIEIIEDAVVNAVNAERISAGETGPGITGFPDITEGYLTTLHGKKPGIIGDIVDNVNSAIENDPQLLVACDTFKNVNQPAILARLHELAPHATIYWTTLYNPFYGTELNLEELFPALGMLYPRKDLSIDLSGAGAHYIEIMNRAFETPVGYYAVDLYGAFNNPGLTNVEIKRDVDGGLVFNVDPHPNPDGHALIGRLMNAQIDATFMSEQPNSGWASDLLAMTREPADKVKDARPPTSNGKLTAATGDQPLALTASVAAVAALALALVSGLRAKFDLLSRHLGGQRGRH; encoded by the coding sequence ATGCTGTGCTGGAGGCAGACAAACCCCTTGACCATCCTCGGTACAACGTTCCTCGTGCTGACCACTGTCTTTATGTTGGCCGCCTTTCCCGCGCACGCTTGGGCCGCGCCGGGCGCGACCGTAACGTGCTTTACTACCGGCACATCGCTCACGTGCACAGTGCTTTCGGAAAGCGGCGGCGGCGCGCAGGGAACAGTGGCCCTCGGCAACGGAACGACAGCTGCCATTCCCCTCAATACCGCAGGTACGGTGACCATCCCCGCCACAGTGAAGATCGTCGACGCGTGGGAGCAGGGCCGTACGTTCACCCTTTCCCGCATCGCCGCGCACGCCTTTGATATGACGGGAGGCACAGAAGCGCTTGAGCGTATCAGTATTGCCGGCACCCCGGAAATCGACCCCAACGCGTTCGTTGGACTACCTGTATCGGTCACGTTTATCGTCGACAACCTGACTATGGCCGAGCAGCTTGAACGGGCGGGAATAGCGCTTGAGCGCATCTTCTATCAGGAGAACGCTGTGCGCTATGTTGCATTCGGCGATAGCATTGCCGCCGGTTATGCACTGCCCGGCTACGACACCACCAACCCCTGCTACGACGGCCAGCCTACGCCTCGGGGGGCCTTTCCCCTTCTTGTGACCGACCGCCTACGCGACCGCTTCCAAACCGCACAGCTCGACAACGAGGCGATGTCCGGCTGGACAAGCAAACAGCTCCTTGACCAGCTTAATCGTGGTGACTACAACGCTGCGCTTGCAAATGCCGATGTGGTTACCATCACCATCGGATCGAACGACCTGCTCATGCGATTCATCGAGATCATCGAAGATGCCGTGGTCAATGCCGTGAATGCTGAGCGAATCTCAGCCGGCGAAACAGGGCCCGGCATAACAGGATTCCCGGACATCACCGAGGGATACCTTACGACGCTCCATGGCAAAAAGCCGGGTATCATCGGCGACATCGTCGACAATGTCAACAGCGCAATCGAAAATGACCCGCAGCTGCTTGTCGCCTGCGACACGTTCAAGAACGTGAATCAGCCGGCCATCCTCGCACGGTTGCATGAACTTGCGCCGCACGCCACCATATACTGGACGACGCTCTATAACCCGTTTTATGGCACGGAACTCAACCTGGAGGAACTGTTTCCGGCACTCGGGATGCTCTATCCTCGCAAAGATCTGTCCATCGACCTTTCTGGAGCGGGCGCACACTACATCGAGATCATGAATAGGGCGTTTGAAACCCCTGTGGGCTATTACGCCGTAGATCTGTACGGAGCATTTAACAACCCAGGCCTCACAAACGTTGAAATCAAACGCGACGTCGATGGCGGCTTGGTGTTTAACGTTGATCCGCACCCAAACCCCGACGGACACGCGCTTATCGGCAGGCTGATGAACGCACAAATCGACGCAACGTTTATGTCGGAACAACCAAATTCAGGCTGGGCATCAGACCTGTTGGCGATGACGCGAGAGCCAGCAGATAAGGTGAAAGACGCACGCCCGCCGACATCGAACGGCAAGCTGACCGCAGCTACCGGAGACCAACCACTCGCCCTCACAGCGTCCGTAGCAGCAGTTGCCGCTCTCGCACTGGCCCTCGTCAGCGGTCTTCGCGCCAAATTTGACCTGCTTTCTAGACACTTAGGAGGGCAGAGGGGTCGGCATTAA
- a CDS encoding diacylglycerol kinase family protein has product MPSCLGKTLIIANPAAQNGNGAAAAEKAGRLLTASLGEDAPTIVVTEGARHAEEIAAQARDVTSVIALGGDGVAHEVANGLMRLPAETRPALGLIPVGSGNDYARTIGMTCDVDRACAQLLASVPRPADIGSVNGRYFVETLSFGLDAAIALDTVERRKRTGRTGTILYIEAGINQLLHHLTVGRYTASFDGGPAIAGESITFAVQIGPTYGSGFVICPEARIDDGLFDMCIAHPPVSVQRAILIFALAKSGRHTVFKQMEFLRAHTLHVEFDEAPPAQTDGEPLEGRIFDIQVESSALNVLMPTPLPS; this is encoded by the coding sequence ATGCCCTCATGTTTGGGTAAAACGCTGATCATCGCTAATCCGGCGGCTCAGAATGGCAACGGGGCCGCGGCTGCCGAGAAGGCGGGGCGCTTGCTCACAGCTTCACTTGGCGAAGACGCGCCCACTATCGTGGTGACTGAAGGTGCGCGCCATGCGGAAGAAATCGCAGCGCAGGCGCGTGACGTTACCTCGGTAATCGCCCTCGGCGGTGACGGCGTCGCTCATGAGGTTGCCAATGGACTCATGCGCCTGCCTGCTGAAACACGCCCGGCGCTTGGTTTAATCCCTGTCGGTTCAGGCAATGATTACGCGCGTACTATCGGCATGACGTGCGATGTCGACCGCGCCTGTGCACAGTTGCTCGCGTCTGTGCCTCGCCCGGCTGATATCGGCAGCGTAAACGGACGCTATTTCGTCGAAACGCTTTCGTTTGGCCTTGATGCCGCCATCGCGCTCGATACCGTCGAGCGGCGCAAGCGTACGGGTCGAACCGGTACGATACTGTATATTGAAGCGGGCATCAACCAGCTGCTTCACCATCTTACTGTCGGCCGCTATACCGCTTCGTTTGACGGAGGGCCTGCAATCGCGGGCGAATCCATCACGTTTGCCGTACAAATTGGCCCCACGTATGGAAGCGGTTTTGTTATCTGCCCTGAAGCGCGTATCGATGACGGGCTGTTCGACATGTGCATCGCTCATCCGCCGGTGAGTGTTCAACGCGCAATTCTTATCTTCGCGTTGGCGAAAAGCGGTCGCCATACGGTTTTCAAGCAGATGGAATTCCTTCGCGCCCACACACTGCACGTGGAGTTTGATGAGGCACCTCCCGCCCAAACAGATGGTGAACCCCTGGAAGGCCGCATCTTTGACATTCAGGTGGAGTCAAGCGCGTTAAACGTCTTAATGCCGACCCCTCTGCCCTCCTAA
- the moaC gene encoding cyclic pyranopterin monophosphate synthase MoaC, protein MTNQLTHIDEQGDVRMVDVSQKADTERIAVAEGFISMQPETLALIVEGKAAKGDVLACARVAGVMAAKRTSDLIPMCHPLNITKAKVECMPVAAGEREDGRVGIHVTTTCGVTGKTGIEMEALTAASVACLTIYDMCKAVDRGMEITDIRLLKKDGGKSGLWERA, encoded by the coding sequence ATGACCAATCAACTTACCCATATTGACGAACAGGGCGACGTGCGGATGGTGGACGTGTCGCAGAAAGCCGATACCGAGCGTATAGCGGTGGCCGAGGGCTTCATCAGCATGCAGCCGGAAACCCTTGCGCTCATCGTGGAGGGCAAGGCGGCCAAGGGCGACGTGCTTGCCTGCGCACGCGTTGCCGGCGTTATGGCTGCGAAGCGCACGAGCGATCTTATCCCCATGTGCCATCCGCTCAATATCACGAAGGCGAAAGTGGAGTGCATGCCGGTGGCGGCGGGCGAGCGCGAAGATGGCCGTGTGGGTATCCACGTAACCACCACCTGCGGTGTTACCGGCAAAACCGGCATCGAGATGGAAGCTCTTACCGCGGCCAGTGTGGCGTGCCTCACCATCTATGACATGTGCAAAGCGGTCGATCGCGGCATGGAAATAACCGACATCCGCCTTCTCAAAAAAGACGGCGGCAAATCAGGCCTCTGGGAACGAGCGTAA
- the moaA gene encoding GTP 3',8-cyclase MoaA, with amino-acid sequence MKDGHGRTIDYLRISLTDRCNFRCIYCMPEEGVQQLAHDDILRIEEMEQAVRIAAGMGIRSVRLTGGEPLVRKGVVDLVRAISHMPGIENVSMTTNGVLLPKMAAELKNAGLSRVNISLDTLDPEQFRQITRRGELQQTLDGIEAALATGFNPVKINAVTVRSLNQDYLAFAKLSIDRPLHVRFIEYMPVGESAGSHGCGWGQEDVVPSEELHELINARARAEGMDELVPAGKHQPLGWGPARYFEFPGAKGTVGFISPLSRHFCSECNRLRLTADGKLRPCLFSDDEYDLRTALRGDGGDAAVRAVFAEALGAKPDEHHDKVGTDRGMSQIGG; translated from the coding sequence ATGAAAGACGGCCATGGTCGCACCATCGACTATTTGAGGATATCACTGACGGATCGCTGCAATTTCCGCTGCATATACTGCATGCCGGAAGAGGGTGTGCAGCAGCTCGCTCACGACGATATCCTGCGGATTGAGGAAATGGAGCAAGCGGTTCGTATCGCTGCCGGTATGGGCATCAGGAGCGTGCGCTTGACCGGTGGCGAGCCTCTCGTGCGCAAAGGTGTGGTTGACCTGGTGCGCGCCATTTCACACATGCCTGGTATCGAGAACGTGTCGATGACCACCAATGGCGTACTGCTGCCGAAAATGGCGGCCGAGCTCAAAAACGCCGGTCTTTCGCGCGTCAATATTTCTCTCGATACGCTTGATCCCGAACAGTTTAGGCAGATCACGCGTCGTGGCGAGCTGCAGCAGACGCTCGACGGCATCGAGGCTGCGCTTGCAACGGGCTTCAATCCGGTGAAGATCAATGCGGTGACGGTGCGCAGTCTCAATCAGGACTATCTCGCCTTTGCAAAGCTGTCGATCGACCGACCCCTGCATGTGCGCTTTATTGAATACATGCCGGTGGGGGAGAGCGCGGGAAGTCATGGCTGCGGCTGGGGTCAAGAAGATGTGGTGCCCAGCGAGGAGCTGCATGAGCTTATCAATGCGCGGGCGCGTGCTGAAGGCATGGATGAGCTTGTGCCTGCCGGAAAGCATCAGCCGCTTGGCTGGGGACCGGCGCGCTACTTTGAGTTTCCCGGTGCGAAAGGAACGGTGGGATTCATCAGCCCGCTTTCGCGCCACTTCTGCAGCGAATGCAACCGACTACGCCTGACGGCCGATGGCAAATTGCGTCCGTGTTTGTTCTCGGATGACGAATATGACCTGCGCACGGCTCTGCGCGGCGACGGCGGCGACGCGGCCGTGCGTGCCGTATTCGCCGAAGCGTTAGGCGCCAAGCCCGACGAGCATCACGACAAGGTCGGCACCGACCGCGGAATGTCGCAAATTGGAGGATAG
- a CDS encoding sulfate/molybdate ABC transporter ATP-binding protein, with translation MSLEVDIKKTFPSFTLDVQFEAEDETLGFLGASGCGKSLTMRCIAGIETPDEGRIVVNGRVFFDSEAKINLSPQERKTALLFQNYMLFPNLTVAENVGAGIGREVSKAERAALVTAELKRFGLEGFDARYPAQLSGGQQQRVALARMLAARPGILMLDEPFSALDAHLKGVLEQNLVSLFEAFSGTILYVSHDIDEALRFCDRIAVVEAGHIVEMATGDDLVSQPQSLAGVKLSGCKNATPAERAGKCRVRLPKWGIELETGTEVRPDITHLGVRAFFIERAEGPGRNAFRVRVDRVSDSRFDRTVLLRFLDRSQEAVPTVEVDEDEMKYLHQHLFWRVDKLQTPADELPQEGDELWVHIPSDKVYLVSR, from the coding sequence GTGAGTCTCGAAGTCGATATTAAAAAGACGTTCCCTTCGTTCACGTTGGATGTGCAGTTTGAGGCGGAGGACGAGACGCTGGGGTTTTTGGGTGCCTCGGGGTGTGGGAAAAGTCTTACGATGCGCTGCATCGCGGGTATTGAAACGCCCGATGAGGGACGCATCGTGGTGAATGGGCGCGTGTTTTTCGACTCCGAGGCGAAGATCAATCTTTCGCCGCAAGAGCGCAAGACGGCGCTGCTGTTCCAAAACTACATGCTGTTTCCCAACCTGACCGTAGCGGAGAATGTGGGAGCGGGCATTGGTCGCGAGGTGTCGAAGGCAGAGCGCGCGGCCCTCGTAACAGCCGAGCTTAAACGCTTCGGTCTGGAAGGCTTCGACGCACGTTATCCGGCGCAGCTTTCCGGTGGCCAACAGCAGCGTGTGGCGCTGGCGCGCATGCTGGCGGCGCGTCCGGGCATTCTCATGCTCGACGAGCCGTTTTCCGCGCTCGACGCGCACCTTAAAGGCGTGCTAGAACAGAACCTGGTCAGCCTGTTTGAGGCGTTTTCGGGCACCATTTTGTACGTGAGCCACGATATTGATGAGGCGCTGCGGTTCTGTGATCGCATTGCGGTGGTGGAAGCCGGGCATATCGTGGAGATGGCGACAGGCGATGACCTGGTCAGTCAGCCCCAGTCCCTTGCCGGCGTAAAGCTGTCGGGATGCAAGAACGCCACGCCTGCCGAACGTGCGGGCAAGTGCCGCGTGCGTTTGCCGAAGTGGGGCATCGAATTGGAAACCGGCACCGAGGTTCGCCCCGATATCACGCACCTTGGCGTGCGCGCATTTTTCATCGAACGTGCGGAGGGTCCGGGTCGCAATGCCTTCCGGGTTCGCGTCGATCGTGTGAGCGATTCGCGTTTCGACCGCACAGTGCTGCTCCGCTTTCTCGACCGCTCGCAAGAGGCCGTTCCCACGGTCGAAGTCGATGAGGATGAGATGAAGTATCTGCACCAACACCTGTTTTGGCGCGTTGACAAGCTGCAAACACCCGCTGACGAACTGCCTCAGGAAGGCGACGAGCTGTGGGTTCATATTCCGTCCGACAAGGTATACCTGGTGTCGCGATAG
- the modB gene encoding molybdate ABC transporter permease subunit — MNKLTTSVRGTTSAARVFAALLLALCVGVACLPSIAWATQGEEVQVSEQGDAATVDGSPFAIEDFSRAQVGSNSDIDGIYRGYHYLVSDKPGSVALVASENVTVVYVPAEVASEVGFDAASPTSCTYLKQLIVVLDEANARGGAVLSTEGEWLFTSEPEVERDGVVYRFDQELMPDEYFACVIGADGSDVTDSANPARVKLTHADFGTLVSADGVTVAAAPDGLEAFGAFLASIDLSPLWVTLKTTGTAIVFIFVLGLAAAYFSLRIPARAQDIADSIFTIPMVLPPTVCGFLLLLAFGKNTGIGQWFIDIGFPLIFSWQATVLAAVVVAFPLMYRSARGAFENLDPNMLDAARTLGWSNGKIFFKLMLPLSWSSIAAGAVLSFARALGEFGATLFLAGNYLGITRTIPIAIYFEWMSGNTEVALFWTVIIMIFSFIVILFINLWSRRTTKYRRRIS; from the coding sequence ATGAACAAGCTGACAACCTCTGTGCGTGGAACGACTTCTGCGGCGCGTGTCTTCGCCGCTTTGCTGCTTGCGCTATGCGTGGGGGTTGCCTGCCTGCCATCAATCGCTTGGGCGACCCAGGGCGAAGAGGTGCAGGTATCTGAACAGGGCGATGCGGCCACCGTCGACGGGAGCCCGTTTGCTATCGAAGACTTTTCCCGTGCCCAGGTGGGCAGCAATAGCGACATCGATGGTATCTATCGGGGCTATCACTATCTTGTTTCAGATAAACCCGGCAGTGTAGCGCTCGTTGCAAGTGAAAACGTGACGGTGGTCTACGTGCCTGCGGAAGTCGCGAGCGAAGTCGGCTTCGACGCGGCCTCGCCGACAAGCTGCACCTATCTTAAACAGTTGATCGTCGTGCTCGATGAAGCCAACGCGCGGGGTGGCGCTGTGCTGTCAACGGAAGGCGAATGGCTGTTCACCAGCGAGCCTGAGGTGGAGCGCGACGGTGTGGTGTATCGCTTCGATCAAGAGCTTATGCCGGACGAGTATTTCGCTTGCGTCATCGGTGCAGACGGCTCGGATGTAACCGATTCTGCGAATCCGGCACGGGTCAAACTAACGCATGCCGACTTCGGTACGCTCGTTTCTGCGGACGGCGTAACCGTCGCCGCCGCGCCCGATGGTCTTGAAGCGTTTGGTGCTTTTCTGGCCTCCATCGACCTGAGTCCTCTGTGGGTCACTCTCAAAACCACGGGGACGGCCATCGTGTTCATATTCGTCCTCGGTCTGGCTGCAGCGTACTTTAGCCTGCGCATTCCCGCGCGGGCGCAGGACATTGCCGATTCCATTTTCACCATTCCCATGGTGTTGCCGCCTACGGTCTGCGGCTTTTTGCTGTTGCTCGCGTTTGGAAAGAATACGGGCATCGGCCAGTGGTTCATCGATATTGGCTTTCCGCTCATCTTCAGCTGGCAGGCCACGGTGCTTGCAGCGGTGGTGGTGGCGTTTCCGCTCATGTACCGTAGCGCTCGCGGCGCGTTTGAGAACCTTGATCCGAATATGCTCGATGCGGCGCGGACGTTGGGGTGGAGCAACGGCAAGATTTTCTTCAAGCTCATGCTGCCGCTGTCGTGGTCGTCCATTGCGGCGGGGGCGGTGCTGTCGTTCGCCCGCGCGCTCGGCGAGTTCGGCGCTACGCTGTTTTTGGCCGGCAACTACCTGGGTATTACGCGCACCATCCCCATCGCGATCTACTTCGAATGGATGAGCGGCAATACCGAAGTGGCGCTGTTCTGGACCGTCATCATCATGATCTTTAGCTTCATCGTCATTCTGTTTATCAACCTCTGGAGCAGACGCACGACGAAGTACCGCAGGAGGATTTCGTGA
- the modA gene encoding molybdate ABC transporter substrate-binding protein: MKKSLRIVAVTMCACALMGAGLLAGCSSGETKQDEEPQQPADTSQHEAVELQLFAANSLSKAMDAVQELYTQEHSWVTFKDTQYLSSGELNEQLAGGAYADLLISASKGKMDDAVEAGYVDETTRFDLFKNDLVMVVGENSNITELTLDDIATGAYTVAVGDASVPAGNYANQSLSTVNCFIDDLGKTGKESTGTDGTYEGTPLEGKVNLQSSVGNVCKQAESGAVDVAFVYSSDVYRFGGVKVVGVVPADTHKNIVYPVALCKDSQQTEAAQEFLEWATSDAEAKKLWQEWGFELIS; this comes from the coding sequence ATGAAGAAGTCTCTTCGCATCGTGGCGGTGACGATGTGCGCTTGCGCACTGATGGGTGCGGGTCTACTGGCGGGCTGTTCATCAGGTGAAACAAAGCAGGATGAAGAACCTCAGCAACCGGCCGACACCAGCCAGCATGAAGCAGTTGAGCTGCAGCTGTTCGCCGCAAATTCGCTTTCGAAGGCCATGGATGCGGTGCAAGAACTCTACACGCAGGAACACAGCTGGGTGACGTTCAAAGACACGCAGTACCTTTCTTCCGGCGAACTGAACGAGCAATTGGCCGGCGGCGCGTACGCAGACCTGCTGATCAGCGCGTCGAAGGGCAAGATGGATGACGCGGTTGAGGCGGGCTATGTGGACGAAACGACGCGCTTCGACCTGTTCAAAAACGATTTGGTGATGGTGGTCGGTGAAAACTCCAACATTACCGAACTCACGCTCGACGACATCGCGACGGGCGCGTACACGGTGGCCGTGGGCGATGCTTCCGTGCCTGCGGGAAACTATGCGAACCAATCGCTTTCTACGGTGAATTGCTTCATTGACGACTTGGGCAAGACGGGCAAAGAGAGTACAGGCACTGACGGTACGTACGAGGGCACGCCTCTTGAGGGCAAGGTCAACCTGCAAAGTTCGGTCGGCAACGTCTGCAAGCAGGCTGAATCCGGTGCGGTTGATGTTGCGTTTGTCTACAGCTCCGACGTGTATCGTTTCGGCGGCGTGAAAGTGGTCGGCGTGGTTCCGGCCGACACGCACAAAAACATTGTGTATCCCGTTGCCTTGTGTAAAGATTCTCAGCAGACCGAGGCGGCGCAGGAGTTTTTGGAATGGGCTACCTCGGACGCAGAAGCAAAGAAGTTGTGGCAAGAATGGGGCTTTGAACTGATATCGTAG
- a CDS encoding enoyl-CoA hydratase-related protein, whose protein sequence is MQLETIEVEDREGVRIVTLNRPEARNALSSKMWEELCETLDEFDRDDDLRAVVLTNTGSCFCAGADLKELAAGTWHAPTGKEAWGFAGMTKRTFDKPIIAAVNGKALGGGTEIALACDLAVASEDAVFGLPEPRRGLTAAGGGALARIGQHLPFKFAMELVLTSEPIDAAKALSWGLVNYVVPSDQVLEKALDLARSIAKGAPLAIKYSKRTVIETMGQPLVYPSEGWSVLEEYENITRNSEDAHEGEVAFAEKREPVWKGR, encoded by the coding sequence ATGCAGCTCGAAACCATAGAGGTCGAAGATCGCGAAGGTGTTCGCATTGTCACGCTGAATCGACCGGAAGCGCGCAATGCGCTGTCTTCGAAGATGTGGGAGGAGCTGTGTGAGACGCTTGATGAATTTGATCGTGACGATGACCTGCGCGCCGTCGTGCTGACCAATACCGGTTCGTGCTTCTGCGCCGGAGCTGATCTAAAGGAGCTGGCGGCGGGCACGTGGCACGCTCCCACCGGCAAGGAAGCCTGGGGATTCGCCGGCATGACAAAGCGTACATTCGATAAGCCCATCATCGCGGCGGTGAACGGCAAGGCGCTCGGTGGCGGAACTGAAATTGCGCTTGCCTGCGATTTGGCGGTCGCCTCGGAGGATGCGGTATTCGGTCTCCCCGAGCCGCGACGGGGACTGACGGCGGCTGGCGGCGGGGCTCTTGCGCGCATCGGTCAGCACCTGCCTTTCAAGTTCGCTATGGAACTGGTACTCACCTCAGAACCCATTGATGCCGCTAAAGCGCTTTCCTGGGGTCTGGTCAACTATGTAGTGCCGTCCGATCAGGTGCTGGAAAAGGCGCTTGATTTGGCTCGCAGTATCGCAAAGGGTGCGCCGCTGGCCATCAAGTATTCGAAGCGTACGGTGATCGAGACCATGGGGCAGCCCCTCGTTTATCCCTCTGAAGGTTGGAGTGTGCTCGAAGAATATGAGAACATTACACGCAACAGCGAAGATGCCCATGAGGGGGAAGTGGCGTTTGCCGAGAAGCGTGAACCTGTGTGGAAGGGCCGTTAG
- a CDS encoding ABC transporter ATP-binding protein, which yields MLEARGITFAHPGAREPLYRDFDLAVAPDERVALSAPSGFGKTTLCRLLTGYERPQQGEILVDGEPLPKCGTCPVQLILQHPEAAVDPRMRMEKTLAEAGEVPTQLLDDLGIQRKWLRRFPHELSGGELQRFCIARALAANPRYLVADEMSTMLDAVTQAQIWRFLVAETTRRGIGLVFVSHSPALTDRIATRVVDLSAKSRHR from the coding sequence ATGCTTGAGGCTCGTGGCATCACCTTTGCGCATCCTGGTGCGCGCGAACCGTTGTATCGCGATTTCGACCTGGCCGTAGCTCCTGATGAGCGCGTGGCTCTGTCGGCGCCGTCCGGATTTGGCAAAACGACGCTCTGCCGTCTGCTGACTGGTTACGAGCGTCCGCAACAGGGCGAAATCCTTGTGGATGGCGAGCCGCTTCCCAAGTGTGGCACGTGTCCGGTGCAGCTTATCTTGCAGCATCCCGAGGCCGCCGTCGACCCGCGTATGCGCATGGAGAAGACGCTTGCCGAAGCGGGGGAGGTGCCGACTCAGCTGCTTGATGACCTGGGTATCCAACGTAAATGGCTGCGTCGTTTTCCGCATGAGCTCTCCGGCGGCGAGCTGCAGCGTTTCTGCATCGCTCGCGCGCTGGCCGCCAATCCGCGCTACCTGGTAGCCGACGAGATGTCCACCATGCTTGATGCCGTCACCCAGGCTCAAATCTGGCGTTTTCTCGTGGCTGAAACGACGCGCCGCGGCATCGGCCTTGTGTTCGTTTCGCATTCCCCCGCACTAACCGATCGCATTGCCACTCGTGTCGTTGATCTTTCCGCGAAATCCCGACATCGTTAA
- a CDS encoding ATP-binding cassette domain-containing protein, with protein MNDQAKHEAEAYVNLPKAQQQPERASVSHDAPVSLPGANPQAGAAGIPHEAIAHADMQKHHHHRHAPVSRHEHGHHLLQVEDLSVAFRMYDEDAPFFRAKQREVSVIESLSISVHVGEIVAVVGASGSGKTLLADAILGLFEPNATVCGRIWFDGESMDAAALERVRGRGVSLVPQSVNHLDPLMKVGRQVEGFAHPEADHEERRRKREELFARYGLSEKVAQQYPFELSGGMARRVLLCCALMDDPRVIIADEPTPGLDLDLAVRALDDFRDFANAGGGVLLITHDIELALHVADRVAVFKDGTVVEETAVANFASPDLLEHPFSRELWHALPEHDFLPGNPLVGDGLQTGFEQESEVI; from the coding sequence ATGAACGATCAGGCTAAACACGAAGCCGAAGCATATGTTAACCTCCCTAAGGCACAGCAGCAGCCTGAGCGCGCGAGCGTCTCACATGATGCGCCCGTCAGTCTCCCTGGCGCGAACCCGCAGGCCGGAGCTGCGGGCATCCCGCATGAGGCCATTGCGCACGCCGACATGCAGAAACATCATCACCATCGCCACGCCCCTGTGTCGCGTCACGAGCACGGGCATCACCTGCTGCAGGTGGAGGACTTGAGCGTGGCCTTCCGTATGTATGACGAGGACGCGCCGTTCTTCCGCGCGAAGCAGCGCGAGGTGTCGGTGATTGAGAGTCTGAGCATTTCGGTGCACGTGGGCGAGATTGTGGCGGTGGTGGGCGCGTCGGGGTCCGGCAAGACACTCTTGGCTGACGCAATACTTGGTCTGTTCGAGCCGAACGCCACCGTGTGCGGTCGCATTTGGTTCGATGGCGAGTCTATGGACGCTGCCGCACTCGAGCGCGTGCGCGGCCGGGGCGTGTCGCTCGTGCCGCAGAGCGTGAACCATCTCGACCCGCTCATGAAGGTGGGTCGCCAGGTGGAGGGCTTCGCACACCCGGAGGCAGACCACGAAGAGCGTCGCCGCAAACGCGAGGAACTGTTCGCACGCTACGGTTTGAGCGAGAAAGTGGCTCAGCAGTATCCTTTCGAACTGTCGGGTGGCATGGCGCGCCGTGTGCTTCTGTGCTGCGCGCTCATGGACGACCCGCGTGTGATCATCGCCGACGAACCTACGCCCGGCCTCGATCTCGACCTGGCCGTACGCGCCCTCGACGACTTCCGCGACTTCGCGAACGCGGGCGGCGGCGTGCTGCTTATCACCCACGACATCGAATTGGCGCTGCATGTGGCCGACCGCGTGGCGGTGTTCAAGGATGGCACCGTGGTGGAAGAGACAGCGGTCGCGAACTTCGCCTCTCCCGACCTGCTGGAGCATCCGTTTAGCCGTGAACTCTGGCATGCGTTGCCGGAGCATGACTTTTTGCCTGGAAATCCGCTCGTCGGGGACGGCCTACAGACCGGGTTCGAACAGGAAAGCGAAGTGATATAG